The Gemmatimonadota bacterium genome contains a region encoding:
- a CDS encoding enolase, producing MKITDIEVITFRVPGGRSRPSKWGYGIWGEEQKESASSIFKIATDEGLEGYMVGGDRRYLEGPIKRLLIGEDPLAREKIWNWMDQLVTFGHSLPEHVMGAVDCALWDLLGRMVDLPVHKILGGARDKVKAYASTYPNIGKPEDYAEHALECKKQGYKAYKVHAYICWNPHTWEPAPQVPGFPKEDIEVCKAVREAVGDDMVLMLDPFGVYTLEQSLWVGRELEKLNYYWLEHPMIETRTEAYRRLTRELDIAILSPEHIPGGVFTRAEWVLQGASDMLRIDQNYGGITGCYKMVNIAQAFGIQCEMHYGGWANMQILGATTEATCEYYERGLLRPDFDYETPPPYLNSIVDPMDDDGNVILPQLPGLGFDFNWDYINDNLVDP from the coding sequence ATGAAAATTACAGACATCGAAGTCATCACATTCCGAGTGCCAGGCGGCAGGTCTCGACCGAGTAAGTGGGGCTACGGCATCTGGGGAGAAGAGCAAAAAGAATCGGCAAGCTCGATCTTCAAAATCGCTACAGATGAAGGGCTTGAAGGATATATGGTCGGTGGCGACCGCCGATATCTCGAAGGCCCGATCAAGCGCCTGTTGATCGGTGAAGATCCCTTAGCGCGTGAAAAAATCTGGAACTGGATGGACCAGTTGGTCACCTTCGGTCACAGTTTGCCAGAGCACGTGATGGGCGCAGTCGATTGCGCCCTTTGGGACCTGCTGGGCAGAATGGTTGACCTGCCCGTACACAAGATCCTCGGCGGTGCGCGCGACAAAGTAAAAGCTTATGCCAGCACCTATCCAAACATCGGCAAACCCGAAGACTATGCCGAACATGCACTCGAATGCAAAAAACAGGGATACAAAGCATACAAAGTTCACGCGTACATCTGCTGGAACCCACACACCTGGGAACCTGCCCCACAGGTACCCGGATTTCCCAAAGAAGACATAGAAGTATGCAAAGCCGTGCGCGAAGCCGTCGGCGACGACATGGTCTTGATGTTAGACCCCTTTGGCGTTTACACTTTAGAGCAATCGCTGTGGGTCGGTCGCGAACTGGAAAAACTGAATTACTACTGGCTGGAACATCCCATGATCGAAACGCGAACAGAAGCATACCGACGATTGACCCGCGAACTGGACATCGCCATACTCTCGCCAGAACACATTCCCGGCGGCGTCTTTACACGCGCCGAATGGGTACTCCAGGGCGCATCTGACATGCTGCGCATCGATCAAAACTATGGCGGCATCACGGGATGCTACAAAATGGTCAACATAGCACAGGCCTTCGGCATTCAGTGTGAAATGCACTATGGCGGATGGGCAAACATGCAAATCCTGGGCGCAACAACAGAAGCAACTTGTGAATACTATGAACGCGGCCTCTTGCGTCCCGACTTCGACTACGAAACCCCACCCCCCTATTTGAATTCCATTGTAGATCCCATGGATGATGACGGCAATGTCATCCTCCCTCAGCTACCAGGTCTGGGATTTGATTTCAACTGGGACTATATTAACGACAATCTGGTTGACCCATAA
- a CDS encoding 50S ribosomal protein L19, with amino-acid sequence MDAILKSVSEAQLRDDIPAFEAGDTVRVHVRVVEGEKERIQLFEGVVIQRRGPGIHATFTVRKISTGGVGVERIFPLHTPRIAKIEVLRRGKVRRSKIFYLRDLRGRAARITERR; translated from the coding sequence ATGGATGCCATTTTGAAATCTGTTTCCGAAGCACAACTGCGCGATGATATACCCGCGTTTGAAGCTGGCGATACCGTGCGCGTACATGTCCGCGTGGTAGAAGGGGAAAAAGAACGCATCCAGCTCTTTGAGGGTGTGGTCATCCAGCGCCGGGGACCGGGTATTCACGCGACATTTACAGTTCGAAAAATTAGCACGGGTGGCGTTGGGGTAGAGCGCATCTTTCCACTGCACACGCCTCGCATAGCCAAAATTGAAGTACTGCGTCGCGGTAAAGTGCGGCGATCGAAAATTTTTTACCTGCGCGATCTGCGCGGTCGTGCTGCCCGCATTACAGAACGTCGATAG
- the trmD gene encoding tRNA (guanosine(37)-N1)-methyltransferase TrmD — translation MRIDVITIFPDLIRDVLKYSIPRRAIDAGLIDILAHDLRDHADDKHKTIDDTPYGGGAGMIFKPEPIARAIEALPTGGRVIFLTPQGRLFTQSVANELSLSDHLVLLCGHYRGIDERVRENYVDDEISIGDYVLSGGELPALILIDALIRLIPGAIGNAESALEDSFQNGLLDCAWYTRPREFEGLTVPEALLSGDHKKVAQWRRDNARQRTLERRPDLLE, via the coding sequence ATGCGAATAGACGTAATCACAATTTTTCCCGATCTGATTCGGGATGTGCTGAAATACAGTATCCCGCGACGCGCCATTGATGCGGGATTGATCGACATTTTGGCGCACGACCTTCGAGACCACGCAGACGACAAACACAAAACAATCGACGATACGCCTTATGGCGGCGGTGCGGGGATGATCTTCAAACCCGAACCCATTGCACGCGCGATAGAAGCACTCCCCACAGGTGGCCGCGTGATTTTTCTCACGCCTCAAGGACGGCTATTTACGCAATCTGTGGCCAATGAATTGTCTTTGTCAGACCATCTCGTATTGTTGTGCGGACACTATCGCGGCATTGATGAGCGCGTCCGCGAAAACTATGTCGATGATGAAATTTCAATTGGTGATTACGTGCTCAGCGGCGGCGAATTGCCCGCCCTCATTTTGATTGATGCATTGATCCGGTTAATTCCCGGCGCCATTGGCAATGCCGAGTCGGCACTTGAAGACTCGTTTCAAAATGGCCTGTTGGATTGTGCGTGGTACACGCGACCTCGTGAATTTGAAGGCTTAACCGTGCCAGAGGCGTTACTTAGCGGAGATCACAAAAAAGTCGCCCAATGGCGGCGAGACAACGCGCGACAACGCACGCTTGAGCGACGCCCCGATTTGTTGGAATAG
- the rimM gene encoding 16S rRNA processing protein RimM, with amino-acid sequence MKPRGIRGEAFLLPLTDFPQRFDDLDSVRVEAPDGTYSALNVAYVRAYGSRLAIKFQDIDTPEHVGRLREHFILVPRDAVHPLPDDSFYVFELEGLPVETASGTMVGHVVEVLSYPANDVYVVDRNGEDVLIPAVREIVHVDQKAGKIIVQEIEGLL; translated from the coding sequence ATGAAACCCCGGGGCATTCGGGGTGAAGCTTTTTTGCTACCGCTGACCGATTTTCCACAACGATTTGACGACTTGGACTCTGTGCGCGTTGAAGCGCCCGATGGCACATATTCTGCATTAAACGTGGCTTATGTACGCGCTTATGGTTCGCGCCTGGCAATCAAATTTCAAGACATTGACACCCCTGAACATGTGGGACGATTGCGCGAACACTTTATTTTGGTACCCCGCGATGCTGTGCATCCCTTACCCGACGATTCGTTTTACGTTTTTGAACTCGAGGGACTACCAGTTGAAACAGCATCGGGCACCATGGTGGGACATGTCGTAGAAGTCCTGTCGTATCCGGCCAACGATGTGTATGTGGTAGATCGCAACGGCGAAGACGTATTGATCCCAGCCGTACGCGAGATTGTCCACGTGGATCAAAAAGCCGGAAAAATTATCGTGCAGGAAATCGAAGGGCTTTTGTAG
- the rpsP gene encoding 30S ribosomal protein S16: MVRLRLRRMGAKKAPFFRVVAAEASSPRDGRFIEVLGHYNPTKDPQIIELKEDRIRYWLGVGAQPSDTVRSLFRQKGLLKQDQNEDAQPEDAESDAPSEE; this comes from the coding sequence TTGGTTCGACTTCGCTTACGTCGTATGGGCGCAAAAAAAGCGCCGTTCTTCCGCGTGGTAGCGGCCGAGGCCTCCTCACCTCGCGACGGACGGTTCATCGAGGTTTTGGGGCATTATAATCCGACAAAAGATCCCCAGATTATCGAATTAAAAGAAGACCGCATAAGGTATTGGTTGGGCGTGGGCGCACAGCCATCCGATACAGTGCGCAGTTTATTTCGCCAAAAGGGTCTGCTCAAACAAGATCAGAATGAAGACGCGCAACCTGAGGATGCTGAGTCAGACGCCCCATCTGAGGAATGA
- a CDS encoding signal recognition particle protein, whose amino-acid sequence MFEMLTERLNGVFKQLRSRGRLSEANIDDAMREVRRALLEADVNYKVARSFIARIKERAIGQEVLKSITPGQQVVKVVHDELIALMGNQNAALQFAESPPSAIMMVGLQGSGKTTASAKLARLLASENKKPLLVAADIYRPAAIDQLCVLAEQVGVPVHRAPEGTDPVDICTQAMDRAKNENRDVVILDTAGRLHVDDERMDEVFRIREAVSPSEILFVCDAMTGQDAVSSASAFYEKLNFSGVVLTRMDSDTRGGAALSIREVAGVPIKYIGVSEKVDGLEVFHPDRMASRILGMGDVVTLVEKAQASIDDEQAKKVEQKLRSASFTFDDFLEQMAQIRQMGPLDQLMKMIPGVSKSMPDLQVDEKAFTHIEAIIYSMTPAERDKPHIINGSRRKRIANGSGRSIQDVNKLLKQFNMMQKMMKRMSRMEKQGKMAIPMFG is encoded by the coding sequence ATGTTTGAAATGTTGACAGAGCGCCTCAATGGCGTATTTAAGCAACTTCGCAGCCGCGGTCGATTGAGCGAGGCGAACATCGACGACGCCATGCGAGAGGTGCGCCGGGCATTGCTCGAGGCAGATGTCAACTACAAAGTTGCCCGCTCTTTTATTGCGCGGATCAAAGAACGCGCAATAGGTCAGGAAGTGCTCAAAAGCATCACGCCCGGGCAACAAGTTGTAAAAGTTGTCCACGACGAATTGATCGCGTTGATGGGCAATCAAAATGCCGCATTGCAATTTGCGGAATCGCCACCCTCAGCAATAATGATGGTTGGGCTCCAGGGATCGGGTAAAACGACAGCCTCAGCAAAATTGGCCCGACTATTGGCATCGGAAAACAAAAAACCCTTGCTCGTGGCGGCTGATATTTATCGTCCCGCAGCAATTGATCAACTTTGCGTGCTCGCCGAGCAAGTGGGCGTGCCCGTACACCGGGCGCCAGAAGGCACCGATCCGGTCGATATTTGCACGCAAGCGATGGATCGGGCGAAAAATGAAAATCGCGATGTCGTGATACTCGATACAGCGGGTCGGCTACACGTGGATGACGAGCGCATGGATGAGGTATTTCGCATCCGCGAAGCCGTATCGCCCTCAGAAATTCTGTTTGTGTGCGACGCCATGACCGGGCAAGATGCCGTATCGTCAGCCTCGGCCTTTTACGAAAAACTCAATTTTTCGGGTGTAGTACTCACGCGCATGGACAGCGACACCCGCGGCGGCGCAGCTTTATCCATCCGCGAGGTTGCCGGCGTCCCGATTAAATACATCGGCGTCAGCGAAAAAGTCGATGGCCTGGAAGTATTTCATCCCGACCGCATGGCCTCTCGCATTTTGGGCATGGGCGATGTGGTTACACTGGTGGAAAAAGCACAGGCGTCCATTGACGATGAACAGGCGAAAAAAGTCGAGCAAAAGCTTCGCTCGGCATCGTTCACATTTGACGATTTCCTCGAGCAAATGGCGCAAATCAGGCAGATGGGCCCCTTAGATCAACTGATGAAAATGATTCCCGGAGTAAGCAAGTCCATGCCGGACTTGCAGGTGGATGAAAAGGCCTTCACGCATATTGAGGCAATCATCTATTCAATGACCCCAGCAGAACGCGACAAACCGCATATTATTAATGGCAGCAGGCGCAAACGCATTGCAAATGGCAGCGGGCGCAGTATTCAAGATGTCAACAAATTGCTCAAGCAATTCAACATGATGCAAAAAATGATGAAACGCATGTCCCGTATGGAAAAACAGGGCAAAATGGCAATTCCGATGTTCGGATAA
- the rpe gene encoding ribulose-phosphate 3-epimerase produces MVKIAPSFLSADFRTLENQVRLVEEAGAEYIHLDIMDGHFVPNITFGALVVEAIRKTTDLVLDVHLMISEPGKYLQDFADAGTDILTVHVEIEEDVPPLLDRIRKANMKAGATLRPGTEIEALFPLLPSLDLALIMSVEPGFGGQSFMPASLDRVRALKAEIVRQELDVEIEIDGGIGVENAHQVVEAGVQVLVAGSAVFRDGAIAKNVQAIRQAAMG; encoded by the coding sequence ATGGTAAAAATCGCCCCATCATTTCTCTCTGCCGATTTCCGCACGCTCGAAAATCAGGTGCGCCTGGTCGAAGAGGCCGGTGCCGAATATATCCATCTGGATATTATGGACGGGCATTTTGTGCCCAATATCACCTTTGGAGCGCTGGTCGTCGAAGCCATTCGCAAAACAACAGACCTGGTGCTGGACGTGCATCTCATGATATCTGAACCCGGTAAATATTTGCAAGATTTTGCCGACGCAGGCACAGATATTTTGACCGTTCATGTCGAAATCGAAGAAGATGTACCCCCACTGTTGGATCGCATCCGAAAAGCCAATATGAAAGCCGGTGCTACCCTGCGCCCGGGCACGGAAATCGAGGCGTTATTTCCTCTGTTACCCAGCCTGGACCTCGCACTCATTATGTCGGTCGAACCTGGCTTTGGTGGCCAGTCATTTATGCCGGCGTCTCTCGATCGGGTGCGGGCATTAAAAGCCGAAATCGTGCGGCAGGAATTGGACGTCGAAATAGAAATTGACGGTGGCATTGGCGTAGAAAACGCACATCAGGTGGTCGAAGCGGGCGTACAAGTGCTCGTAGCGGGTTCAGCGGTATTTCGCGACGGGGCCATTGCAAAAAACGTACAGGCCATTCGCCAGGCGGCAATGGGATAG
- a CDS encoding PASTA domain-containing protein yields the protein MNLALKILREIALLGACAIFTAIIGLIVIDQIAMPIYVRQGVEVAVPDLIGLTPSQAQAQLQNKGLRMKEREPRWDTSVPAGQIVWQNPSALSHVKPNRTVYIAPSLGQRLHVVPDLRNRPLRQAQLWITQADLTVGKITEISSSEIKEGNIIDHKPKAGEKVAQGTQVELIVSTGPPRAFVNMPRVTELKLDEARRLLLSLGLQPNNIRYEFSTAYEPDIVIRQEPESGTPIKRGSPVLLIVSKL from the coding sequence ATGAATTTGGCCTTGAAAATTTTGCGCGAAATCGCTCTTTTGGGTGCGTGTGCCATATTTACGGCAATAATCGGATTGATTGTAATCGATCAAATTGCAATGCCGATCTATGTGCGGCAAGGCGTAGAAGTCGCCGTTCCCGACCTCATCGGGCTTACCCCTTCACAGGCGCAGGCGCAATTGCAAAACAAGGGCCTGCGCATGAAAGAGCGAGAACCGCGCTGGGATACTTCTGTGCCTGCAGGACAAATTGTGTGGCAAAATCCGTCTGCCCTCTCGCACGTAAAACCCAATCGCACGGTCTATATTGCGCCGAGTTTGGGGCAGCGTCTCCACGTCGTACCCGATCTTCGCAACCGCCCTCTGCGACAGGCTCAATTGTGGATTACACAGGCGGATTTGACCGTCGGTAAAATCACCGAAATATCATCTTCAGAAATAAAAGAAGGCAATATTATCGACCACAAACCCAAAGCTGGCGAAAAAGTCGCCCAGGGGACGCAGGTCGAACTGATTGTAAGCACGGGTCCGCCTCGCGCATTTGTCAATATGCCCCGGGTTACCGAGCTAAAATTAGACGAAGCCCGGCGTCTGTTATTATCGCTCGGTCTGCAACCCAATAATATCCGATACGAATTTAGCACTGCTTATGAACCCGACATCGTAATCCGCCAGGAGCCAGAATCGGGCACGCCAATAAAACGCGGGTCTCCTGTGCTATTGATTGTGAGTAAGCTGTGA